In Gasterosteus aculeatus chromosome 15, fGasAcu3.hap1.1, whole genome shotgun sequence, a single genomic region encodes these proteins:
- the znf593 gene encoding zinc finger protein 593 isoform X1 — MLFPIMFAESWCLAPPCGTFVFLLSVTRKYISVLSATRVKGSAMGKSKQTGNHNSDKKKSISKTWKTKRRTKDLDQIHADMKPETAAKLLHQKVDVDVTGCAQHYCLHCARYFVDLRSMKEHFKTKVHKRRLKKLSEEPYTQAEAERAAGMGSYIQPKKVEVKTQAVEEDMV, encoded by the exons ATGTTATTTCCTATCATGTTCGCAGAATCGTGGTGTTTAGCGCCCCCCTGTGGTACTTTTGTTTTCCTACTTTCCGTGACCCGGAAATACATTTCAGTCCTCTCGGCCACGCGTGTGAAAG GATCCGCCATGGGGAAGTCCAAACAAACGGGAAATCACAACAGCGACAAAAAGAAGAGCATCTCAAAGACATGGAAGACTAAACGCAGGACCAAGGACCTGGACCAGATCCACGCGGACATGAAGCCCGAGACCGCCGCCAAGCTGCTGCACCAGAAGGTCGACGTGGATGTGACGGGCTGTGCGCAACACTACTGCTTACACTGCGC GAGATATTTTGTGGACTTGAGATCCATGAAGGAGCACTTCAAAACTAAAGTGCACAAAAGACG GTTGAAAAAGCTCAGCGAGGAGCCCTACACACAGGCGGAGGCAGAGCGAGCAGCGGGAATGGGCTCCTACATCCAACCAAAAAAGGTTGAAGTGAAGACACAGGCTGTGGAAGAGGACATGGTCTGA
- the selenon gene encoding selenoprotein N, with protein sequence MAADVDKTPPGNESNSSRRGGRRSPGRGSWVSRGVWTLLVVAAVPLLAYGIKHYQDAQLLQRHEESVRTLGAEGLFLFSSLDTNHDLYLSAEEFKPIVEKLTGITPPVDFEEEEIYDPDGETLTVEAKMQPLQLDSMTKSKDGFLGVSHSSLSGLRSWKSPAVPFSSFSAGQFRALLPPKNKVEVGDTWWVIPSELNIFTGYLPNNRYHPPSPKGKEVLIHSLLSMFHPRPFIKSRFAPQGAVACIRASSDFYYDIVFRIHAEFQLNDVPDFPFWFTPGKFTGNVVLSKDASHVRSFHLYVPNDRSLNVDMEWLYGASESSNMEVDIGYLPQLELQSTGPSTPSVIVDEKGDVIDRREGGGEPIQFVFEDIRWSSETSRQEADRRLEVALYPFKKVSYLPFSEAFERAEAENKLVHSILLWGALDDQSCUGSGRTLRETVLESSPVLALLNQSFISSWSLVRELENMQADEQNLVLSEKARLHLENYNFPVEMMVALPNGTIIHHINANFFLDQTAMKPEEEGAPFSFSGGFEDPSTSTYINFLKEGLERAKEYLAQ encoded by the exons ATGGCCGCGGACGTGGATAAAACGCCCCCCGGGAATGAGAGCAATTCGTCACGGCGGGGTGGGCGCCGGAGCCCGGGCCGCGGATCCTGGGTCTCCCGCGGGGTCTGGACGCTGCTCGTGGTCGCCGCTGTCCCGCTCCTCGCCTACGGGATCAAACATTACCAGGATGCCCAGCTCCTCCAACGTCAT GAGGAGAGTGTTCGAACCCTGGGTGCAGAGgggctctttcttttctcctccttggACACCAACCACGACCTTTATCTCAGCGCAGAGGAGTTTAAACCTATTGTTGAGAAGCTCACAG GAATTACACCCCCGGTAGATTTTGAAGAGGAAGAGATCTATGACCCCGATGGAGAAACTTTGACCGTGGAGGCCAAAATGCAGCCTCTGCAGCTGGACTCCATGACGAAAAGCAAAGATGGATTCCTTGGG GTGTCTCACAGCTCTCTGAGCGGGCTGCGCTCATGGAAGAGTCCGGCGGTgcccttttcctccttctctgccGGCCAGTTTAGGGCCCTGCTGCCCCCGAAGAACAAGGTGGAAGTGGGCGACACGTGGTGGGTCATTCCGAGCGAGCTCAACATCTTCACCGGGTACCTGCCCAACAATCGTTACCACCCTCCCTCACCAAAGGGCAAAGAG gtTCTCATCCACTCCTTGTTGAGTATGTTCCACCCGCGGCCCTTCATCAAATCACGTTTTGCTCCTCAGGGCGCCGTCGCCTGCATTCGAGCCAGCAGCGACTTTTATTATGACATTGTGTTCAG GATTCACGCAGAATTTCAGCTCAACGATGTCCCGGACTTCCCCTTCTGGTTCACTCCCGGGAAGTTCACGGGCAACGTCGTTCTTTCTAAAGATGCATCTCACGTCCGTAGCTTTCACCTCTACGTCCCCAACGACAG GTCTCTGAATGTGGACATGGAGTGGCTGTACGGGGCCAGTGAGAGCAGCAACATGGAGGTGGATATCGGATATCTGCCACAG TTGGAGCTGCAGTCCACGGGCCCGTCCACTCCCTCCGTCATCGTGGATGAGAAGGGCGACGTCATCGACAGGCGGGAGGGCGGAGGTGAGCCCATCCAGTTCGTCTTTGAGGACATCCGCTGGAGCTCAGAGACGAGTCGGCAAGAAGCCGACCGGCGCCTGGAGGTCGCCCTCTACCCCTTCAAGAAG GTGTCCTACCTGCCCTTCTCCGAAGCCTTTGAGCGCGCTGAGGCAGAGAATAAACTGGTGCATTCCATTCTGCTTTGGGGGGCGTTGGACGACCAGTCCTGCTGAG GTTCGGGGCGAACTCTCCGGGAAACAGTTCTGGAAAGTTCGCCCGTCCTGGCTCTGCTCAACCAGAGCTTCATAAGCAGCTGGTCTCTGGTCAGAGAGCTGGAGAACATGCAG GCTGATGAGCAGAACCTTGTGTTGAGTGAAAAGGCCCGATTACACCTGGAGAACTACAACTTCCCAGTCGAGATGATGGTGGCGCTGCCCAATGGAACTATT ATCCACCACATCAATGCCAACTTCTTCCTGGACCAGACGGCCATGAAACCAGAGGAGGAAGGCGCTCCGTTCAGCTTCTCTGGAGGGTTTGAGGACCCGTCTACATCCACGTATATCAACTTCCTCAAGGAGGGGTTGGAGAGAGCCAAGGAGTACCTGGCACAGTAG
- the znf593 gene encoding zinc finger protein 593 isoform X2, whose product MRENATLESWCLAPPCGTFVFLLSVTRKYISVLSATRVKGSAMGKSKQTGNHNSDKKKSISKTWKTKRRTKDLDQIHADMKPETAAKLLHQKVDVDVTGCAQHYCLHCARYFVDLRSMKEHFKTKVHKRRLKKLSEEPYTQAEAERAAGMGSYIQPKKVEVKTQAVEEDMV is encoded by the exons ATGCGAGAGAACGCAACCCTAG AATCGTGGTGTTTAGCGCCCCCCTGTGGTACTTTTGTTTTCCTACTTTCCGTGACCCGGAAATACATTTCAGTCCTCTCGGCCACGCGTGTGAAAG GATCCGCCATGGGGAAGTCCAAACAAACGGGAAATCACAACAGCGACAAAAAGAAGAGCATCTCAAAGACATGGAAGACTAAACGCAGGACCAAGGACCTGGACCAGATCCACGCGGACATGAAGCCCGAGACCGCCGCCAAGCTGCTGCACCAGAAGGTCGACGTGGATGTGACGGGCTGTGCGCAACACTACTGCTTACACTGCGC GAGATATTTTGTGGACTTGAGATCCATGAAGGAGCACTTCAAAACTAAAGTGCACAAAAGACG GTTGAAAAAGCTCAGCGAGGAGCCCTACACACAGGCGGAGGCAGAGCGAGCAGCGGGAATGGGCTCCTACATCCAACCAAAAAAGGTTGAAGTGAAGACACAGGCTGTGGAAGAGGACATGGTCTGA